CTCCAAAGGAGTGCCAGATGCAAAGCTACTGGTTTTCAATAGGAAGCAGCCGTTGCGGTGTCCGGTTTTACACCGGAGATGTCCGGTAGCGGACAATTACAGCCACCGATATATCGTATCTCTAGTCATCCTGTAGCCGGAATGGCGATTGCGAAAAATATAAAAGAGAGGGTGGGCATCTCCCTATAATATTACTGATAATCATCCGCCAACGTAACAGGGTGGGTAGTATAAATTTATGTTTTTGTTAATTTTTTTATAAATTTAGACTTATCACATTTTTTTTCTGATGCAGTCTTCCGATGTTTTATTCGAAAAAGAATTGTTGTTGCGTGTAGCGGACGGAGATGAAAAGGCTTTCCGGAAGATCTTCGACCTGTACAAAGAACCATTTTACGCAGCGGCCCTGAAAATGACCCGCTCGGATGAAACGGCTGAAGAGATTGTTCAGGAGGTTTTTGTTACCCTTTGGTTGCGGCGGGCCAACCTGGCGGCCGTAGAGCATCCTTCCTCCTACCTGTTTACCATTGTTTATAATTGTATACGCGCCCATTTTAAAAAACTGGCGATAGAAAAAAGATTGAAACAAAATATCGGTGAGCAGCATCCGGTAGGAGAATGCCTTACGGAAGAGCGGTTGATAGACAAGGAAAACCAGCAACTGCTCCAGGATATTATTCATCAACTTCCCCCTCAGCAACAACTGATATACCAGCTAAGCCGGAAGCAGGGCCTTAGCCGCGATGAAATTGCGGATCACCTGGCGATTTCTCCACACACCGTAAAAAACCACCTATTGAAAGCCCTGAAGTATATCCGGTCTCACTATCATCATATTACTTCTCTCCTCTTTTCCCTTTTTAGCTGGATCATTTTCCGGCTCCTTTAGTTATTTCCGCTAACATATTTTTTGGGGAGCAGATTTTTTTTCACCGCACTAGTACAACCACCCTTCCTTTTTACTCTTATTAATAAACTGATACAAATTGATTGATCATGCCACTTTCTGAAGAACGGGTCTATTACTTACTGCAGGCCTATACCTATCGCACGGCAACTGCGGAGGAAGAGCAGGAATTATTTGAATGGATATCATCTACCTCCGAAGATACCCTGCTGAAAGATTATGTGCAGCAGTTGATACAGGAGCACCAGCATGAAAAACTTCCGGATGTGGACTGGGAAAATATATACCGGCGGATAAAGCAGGATACGGAAATCGACTCCCCTGCGCAACCAGCGCGCAGGATAAGCTGGTATTATGCCGCAGCGGCGGCTGTGTTGCTGTTAATAGCAGGGAGCAGTTTCTACCTGCTTTTCAATAAAAAGCATACAACGGCCAACACGCTTGCCCATAAGGCAAGCAACAACGTAAATGATGTTCCTCCCGGCAAGTTTAAAGCGATTATACAGGCCGGCAACGGGCAAGTGGTATTAAACAGGAATGACACCAGTTTTATGCTTGCCGGCAATGCGGTAAATATCAACAATGGCAACCTGCAGATAACTACTGATACTGAAAAACCGATCCAGTATACCCTGATAACACCCCGTGGCGGGGAATATCAGCTGACACTTTCCGATGGTACAACCGTATGGCTCAACGCTGACTCCAAACTGGTATATCCCACTGTATTTACAGGTAATACAAGAGTAGTAACGTTGGAAGGAGAAGCTTACTTTGATGTACATCAGGATGCCAGTCATCCGTTTGTGGTGAAAACCTCCCATCAAAGCGTGCGGGTACTGGGCACGGAATTTAATATACATGCCTACCCCGATGAGCCAAAAGTGGTGACTACGTTGATCAATGGCAGGGTACAGGTAAACAGTCAGGACCACACCCTGTTGTTACAGCCAGGGCAGCAGGCCCATCTTACCGGAGAAGGACTGCTAAGTCTTCAGCCGGATGCCGATATAGAACAGGTAATTGCCTGGAAAAACGGCTATTTCCGCTTTATGAAAGCAGATATACACAGCATTATGCAACAGTTATCCCGCTGGTATGATGTGGAAGTACACTATGAAAAAAATCTAAAGCCTGCTTCTTTCGGCGCTGTCATCAGCAGGAATAATAATATATCTCAGGTACTCAATATGCTGGAAGCAACGGGAGAAGTTCATTTCAAAATAGAGGGCCGTAAGATATCCGTAATGCCATGAATTTAAATTGACCATTTATCACCAAAAAACATAAGTCTTATGCAGTATAATGATACTTAACTCTTTTCTATCCGGTGATCTATATAAAAAAACCAGGAGCGTTGGCCCGCCCCTGGAGGAAGTATGGATTGTCTGGAAACAATATTCCGTCTAACAGGTAATTGATTCACTCAACATCCAAACAGCACTGCAATTTATGCAATTAAACAATTATGGAAAAACCTTTCCCTTGAAAGGTCTTTTGAACAAACGAAATATTCTGGTTATGAAGCTCACGGTACTGCTCCTAACCGTTACCTGCCTCCAACTAAGGGCCAGCACATATGCCCAGCAAATTACACTGAAGGAAAAGAATGCTTCCCTTGAGAAGGTATTTAACGAGATATACAAGCAAACAGGCTATCAGTTTGTATATACAGATAATCTGCTGCAACAGGCTAAAAAGATAGACATCGATATCGTGAAGGCACCGCTGGAGAAGGTGTTGGAAACCTGCTTTAAAGACCAGCCGTTTACATACATGCTGAAGGATAAAGCCATTATCGTAAAAAGGAAAGCCCCGCCGGAGAAAGTCCTTATAAGTGCGCCCGTGCCTGTAAAGGTTACCGGCGTAGTGAAAGACAAGCTGGGCAATCCATTGATTGGTGTCACGATAAGGGTGCTAAAGAAAGAAACAGGTACCCTT
The Chitinophaga sp. MM2321 DNA segment above includes these coding regions:
- a CDS encoding RNA polymerase sigma-70 factor, encoding MQSSDVLFEKELLLRVADGDEKAFRKIFDLYKEPFYAAALKMTRSDETAEEIVQEVFVTLWLRRANLAAVEHPSSYLFTIVYNCIRAHFKKLAIEKRLKQNIGEQHPVGECLTEERLIDKENQQLLQDIIHQLPPQQQLIYQLSRKQGLSRDEIADHLAISPHTVKNHLLKALKYIRSHYHHITSLLFSLFSWIIFRLL
- a CDS encoding FecR domain-containing protein is translated as MPLSEERVYYLLQAYTYRTATAEEEQELFEWISSTSEDTLLKDYVQQLIQEHQHEKLPDVDWENIYRRIKQDTEIDSPAQPARRISWYYAAAAAVLLLIAGSSFYLLFNKKHTTANTLAHKASNNVNDVPPGKFKAIIQAGNGQVVLNRNDTSFMLAGNAVNINNGNLQITTDTEKPIQYTLITPRGGEYQLTLSDGTTVWLNADSKLVYPTVFTGNTRVVTLEGEAYFDVHQDASHPFVVKTSHQSVRVLGTEFNIHAYPDEPKVVTTLINGRVQVNSQDHTLLLQPGQQAHLTGEGLLSLQPDADIEQVIAWKNGYFRFMKADIHSIMQQLSRWYDVEVHYEKNLKPASFGAVISRNNNISQVLNMLEATGEVHFKIEGRKISVMP